A window of the Parabacteroides merdae ATCC 43184 genome harbors these coding sequences:
- a CDS encoding elongation factor G, with protein MKVYQTNEIKNISILGSSGSGKTTLAEAMLYEGGVIKRRGSVESGNTVSDYFPVEKEYGYSVFSTVFSVEWQDRKLNFIDCPGSDDFIGGAVSALNVTDTALMVLNAQYGVEVGTINQFRYTEQFHKPVIFVVNQLDNDKADYDGTIAQLREQWGGKVVPIQYPVSTGSSFNAVVDVLKMKMYRWKPEGGVPEVLEIPAEEMDKAMELHKALVESAAEHDDMLMEKFFEEGTLSEDDMRAGIRAGLVIRGMFPVFCVCAGRDMCVRRTLEFLGNVVPCTDKMPRPVTTEGVEVTPDSNGPTSLFFFKTTVEPHIGQVSYFKVISGKVKEGDDLLNADRGSKERIAQLFSVAGQTRNAVTEMVAGDIGATVKLKDVRRGNTLNGKGCDYRFDFIKYPDPKYRRAVKPVNEADAEKMMEILMRMREEDPTWMIEQSKELKQTIVSGQGEFHLRTLKWRIENNDKLPIEFYEPKIPYRETITKAARADYRHKKQSGGAGQFGEVHLIVEPYYEGMPAPDTYRFGGQEYKISVRDTQTIDLDWGGKLVFVNSIVGGAIDARFLPAILKGIMARMEQGPLTGSYARDVRIIVYDGKMHPVDSNEISFMLAGRNAFSTAFKEAGPKILEPVYDVEVSVPADYLGDVMSDLQGRRAIIMGMNSEKGYEKLLAKVPLKEMSSYSTSLSSITGGRASFTMKFSSYELVPSDVQDKLLKAYEATQAED; from the coding sequence ATGAAAGTATACCAAACAAACGAAATTAAGAACATCTCTATCTTGGGAAGTTCGGGCTCTGGGAAAACCACTCTCGCTGAAGCAATGCTTTACGAGGGTGGAGTTATAAAACGTCGCGGAAGTGTGGAGTCTGGAAACACTGTGAGCGATTATTTCCCGGTTGAGAAGGAGTATGGTTACTCGGTATTCTCGACCGTTTTCAGTGTAGAATGGCAGGACAGAAAGTTGAATTTCATTGATTGTCCGGGTTCAGACGATTTTATCGGCGGTGCAGTTTCCGCTCTGAACGTGACAGACACGGCACTGATGGTACTGAATGCCCAGTACGGCGTGGAAGTCGGTACAATCAACCAGTTCCGGTATACAGAACAATTTCATAAGCCGGTTATCTTTGTTGTGAACCAACTGGATAACGATAAAGCTGATTATGATGGGACAATCGCCCAGCTGCGTGAACAATGGGGAGGTAAGGTTGTTCCTATCCAGTATCCGGTTTCTACGGGTTCGTCTTTCAATGCGGTTGTCGATGTGTTGAAAATGAAGATGTATCGTTGGAAACCTGAAGGTGGTGTTCCCGAAGTGTTGGAAATTCCGGCAGAAGAAATGGATAAGGCGATGGAACTTCACAAGGCATTGGTCGAATCGGCTGCCGAACATGACGATATGTTGATGGAAAAATTCTTTGAAGAAGGTACATTGAGTGAAGACGATATGCGTGCCGGTATTCGCGCCGGTCTCGTTATCCGGGGGATGTTCCCCGTATTCTGCGTATGCGCGGGCCGTGACATGTGCGTTCGTCGTACACTTGAATTCTTAGGTAATGTCGTTCCTTGTACGGATAAGATGCCTCGCCCGGTTACGACAGAGGGTGTGGAAGTGACTCCCGACTCCAACGGACCGACCAGTTTGTTCTTCTTCAAGACGACTGTAGAGCCGCATATCGGTCAGGTTTCTTATTTTAAGGTGATATCAGGTAAGGTAAAAGAAGGTGACGATTTGTTGAATGCCGATCGTGGTTCGAAGGAGCGTATCGCGCAGTTGTTCTCTGTTGCCGGACAAACCCGTAACGCCGTGACCGAAATGGTTGCCGGAGATATCGGTGCTACCGTTAAGCTGAAGGATGTTCGTCGTGGTAACACATTGAATGGTAAGGGATGCGATTATCGTTTCGACTTTATCAAATATCCGGACCCGAAATATCGTCGTGCCGTGAAGCCGGTTAATGAAGCAGATGCTGAAAAAATGATGGAAATCTTGATGCGTATGCGTGAAGAGGATCCGACGTGGATGATCGAACAGTCCAAGGAATTGAAGCAGACGATCGTTTCCGGCCAGGGAGAATTCCATCTTCGTACGTTGAAATGGAGAATCGAGAACAATGATAAATTGCCGATCGAATTCTACGAACCGAAAATCCCGTATCGTGAAACCATCACGAAAGCAGCCCGTGCGGACTACCGCCATAAAAAACAGTCAGGTGGTGCGGGGCAGTTCGGTGAAGTTCATCTGATCGTCGAACCGTACTACGAAGGTATGCCGGCACCGGATACATATCGTTTTGGCGGACAAGAGTATAAAATCAGCGTACGTGATACGCAGACTATAGATTTGGACTGGGGTGGAAAGCTGGTGTTTGTTAACAGTATCGTTGGTGGAGCCATCGATGCCCGTTTCCTGCCGGCTATCTTGAAAGGTATTATGGCTCGTATGGAGCAGGGACCGTTGACCGGGTCGTATGCCCGTGACGTGCGCATCATCGTCTATGACGGAAAGATGCACCCGGTAGACAGTAATGAAATTTCTTTCATGCTGGCAGGCCGTAATGCTTTCAGTACCGCATTTAAAGAAGCCGGTCCTAAGATCCTGGAACCTGTTTATGATGTAGAAGTATCGGTTCCGGCTGATTATCTGGGCGACGTGATGAGTGACCTGCAGGGACGTCGCGCCATCATTATGGGTATGAATAGTGAAAAAGGCTACGAAAAGCTATTGGCAAAAGTGCCTTTGAAAGAGATGTCTTCGTACTCGACATCTTTGAGTTCCATCACAGGTGGACGTGCTTCATTTACCATGAAGTTCTCCAGCTATGAACTGGTTCCGTCGGATGTCCAGGACAAGCTGTTAAAAGCTTACGAGGCAACTCAGGCAGAAGATTGA